In the Glycine max cultivar Williams 82 chromosome 19, Glycine_max_v4.0, whole genome shotgun sequence genome, ctttttttttaccattggaTGAATCTACATGATACAGGCTTAATATACACTTATCTCATCATATTACTACTCCATAGTCCTAGGGTGTGCAGAAAACTTTTTGGGTGTTATGGGTCGAATCGGTTTGTAACCGAAACAGAAACTGAATATGAACAGCACTATTGTTTATAGTTTTCAtccaaatcattttttaattaaaaaaaaagcaatttgaAAACTTGTCTATAATCAGttcagaattatttttttaaaactgaatTTTGTAAAACAGTTcggttaattaaatttaaaatcaaatcaattaaaatgaaattatctAGCTCAAATTGAATAACATTGATATGTTTTTTAGTACATGAATAACATTGGGCTATTTGAATCCAAGTATTTTTAAACCCGAACCAACTTGATGGGAGCCCAcccctatatatataaaagaaattagttGCCAAAATTTCTTGCAAATCCAACCATAGATTATATGTATttataattgagaaaaaaattatgcactaacaatcttatattattttttatatagaggAAACAATcttttaagtttattaaattttatagtaatTACCTAAagaatcatataattttataatttgatggtACTATAAAAACTTTCTTGCATTGGCATAGCTATTAAACTCTTTGTAATTTGAGAGTCAttgttcataattttatttaacgaGTACTCGATTTGGGTGGGTTCGAAGTTTGAGTATAGATAGGTTCTTTGCTTGGAGTGAGTGCGAGTCAATTTTTGGTTTCTTGCGTTAGTCTTGGAAGAAACAAACACACCagtcaaaaatcaaaatctcGAGTTCTTGGAGGGTTTGAGCGAGCTAGTTAGTGTGagaaaataattgaaatgtCTCAGACGAAGAAATTGACGCCGAATCTGGATCAGCAGAGCACGAAGGTGCTGAATCTCACGGTGCTCCAGCGAATCGATCCGTTCATCGAAGAGATTCTCTTCACCGCCGCGCATGTCTCCTTCTACGACTTCAACATCGAAAGCAACCAGtgggttcgttcttttctttctttctcttcgcTTCTTCCCACTTTCTTCTCTCATCTTCTGTTTTACTCGTTCTAGAGTCGCAAGGATGTTGAAGGATCTCTCTTCGTTGTCAAGAGGTGAGGTGATCGACAACACTCTCTcttcttctgcttcttcttcttctctctctctctctctctctctctctctctctctctctctctctttatatatatatatatatatccgttGTATGCATTGATGCATTCATATGCACTTGGATCGTTCATCGATTTTACTGTTCTTGTTCAGGAATTCACAACCACGGTTTCAGTTCATCGTCATGAATCGACGGAATACAGGTTCAGATttgtacttttttattaaattattattattattgcgaAAATTAGTCTTActagatgaaaatgaaaaaaaggttTAGGGGCTAATTATTACTAATTATTTGTGGTTGTGGTAAGTAACGTGCACTTTTTGGCAATGCTAAATTTATTCATAGTTTAATTTCTCTGTAAAATTTTCTACACTTTCAATTAATCAGATATAGGTTATGGTTGGTGTGACTTTTAATGTAATAGAAGTCAATAAACATACATATGTAgcaatttgtgattgaatgataacCCAAAATTCCCTTACATTGTCCTTACACCTTAAGTGCATAGACTATTTAGTATTTACTCATTTATTATTGCCACATTTCTGAATCTGTGCTATCTATTCACTACTTTAACAGCTATCTTTCTGATCTTTGTCCTGACAGATAACCTAGTGGAGAATCTATTGGATTTTGAGTATGAACTTAAAAAGCCGTACCTGTTGTATCGGAATGCTGCTCAAGAAGTTAACGGAATATGGTTTTACAATCCAGATGAATGTGAAGAAGTTGCAAATCTCTTTAACAGGTAtggtaatttattaattttctccaCTCAAGTTATTCATAGTGTTTTTCTTTGCTTGTTTATGCTGAAACTTttagttacaacttacaagatgCTAATTTATTATCAATCTGGTCTAAACTGTGAGGACCTCTTTTTTTCTGGTTAGTAATATACTCCGTGAAATTGAGATGCAGGATGCTTATCTGCTAGTTGTATAAATCTTCATAATTTTCCAAATTCAATTTACAGGATACTTAATGCATACCCAAAGACTGCTCCAACTACAGTACTGCCTGTTAACATAAGGTAAggatttttgtaaattttatataatatgaagTTGTCTCTATTTATATCTCTTTGAATCCTAGTTATCATTATCAATCACATTTGTATCACAGTAGAGTGTCACAATCTTTGGCAACTATGAATTTCAGATTGTGGACCATTTTTTTGCATTTGCGGCAGCTtaatgcccccccccccccccccccaaaatgGTATAtggtatatattatttaacttGAGTGGCCATCCTCCTATATTGATTTTGGGGTTGGCCGCTCTGCATACTATGGTGTGCTTCCTATATGTTAATTACTTCCACTTAATGATCACTCCTAGTTAGATTTATGAAAGTTGAATATCTAATGCCTgatgtttttatatattatagtgAGTCTGAGGAACTTCAGCCAGTGTCAATTATCCCGGAAAGCCCTCTAGAGTCGTCTTCAGCTACTGCTTCTGCAATTGATGCTGTTGAAGATCCTGCAAATACAAACTTCTTAAGCGTACGTAATGTTGTTGCATGTCAATTTTATCTGCTTTTTGGTGAATACTTCTGCAATGTGACGTTGTTGCACTCTTTATTATATGATGTATGTggctttagaatttttttaattcaattgttGCAGACATTGAAGGTTACTGGAAATTATGCTTCCAATATGGAAAATTTTAGACAGCATTCTGCAACTGTCACTTCTGCTCCTAGTGGTTTATTCTCTACTGCACCTGCTGTGCAAATTCCATCTGCCTCTCATTCAACTTCATCGATATCAGGCTTCCCTCTTGACTCTCTTGAAACAGCCAAGAGTGGCAATCAAATCATTAATCTTGTTAAGCCTTCCACGTTTTTTGCATCGACGTCTTCATCTTCACTGTTAGTTCCACCTATTTCTTCATCTGTGCAACCTAGTGCAGCTGTTCAACATTCCCTGAATCTGCCACGCCAATATGGCACTCCAGTACTTCAACCCTTCCCTCCCCCTAACCCTCCTCTTTCTCTTACCCCTATTTCAAGCTCCACTCCAAATAGACCTGTATTCAGCAGGGATAATGTCCGTGATGCACTTTTATCATTGGTTCAGGTATTTCATGATTTTGCCATCTTTGTTTTAGTTCCCTTATGTGTGTTGaccattattaatttaattgtatttttaagtTGTCATTCAATTACTTTTAGTTTGGGGGTTGGGTGGGTTAAAATAAAGGGAGATCTTCCCCACGGAAGAAAGTCTAGTTTGACCCATAGCTATTATATAGTTAATGAATATTTAGCTATTACACTGGAAGTATGCCACCTAATTATCTATccaaattattaatattgaGGTTTTGAAAAAGATTGTGAATaattggaaaagggagaaactTTAACATAAGTTTTTCAGTATGCTACTTTAGAATTTTCATGTTTAGGATTTCAATATAAATTGAATCTCTAGTCTACAAGAAAACTGAAGTAACAAAATATGATTtgctttatcttttttatccaaTGCTTGCTTTATTTAAATGCCTCTCTTCTTGTTAAATTGTTGTCTTCTAATGGAATTTTCCTGTGCCAGGAGGATCAATTCATTGACATGATGTTCCAGGCATTACTGAAGGTGAGTCATTCATGAGTAATCAAACACTGA is a window encoding:
- the LOC100780081 gene encoding mRNA-decapping enzyme-like protein isoform X1; amino-acid sequence: MSQTKKLTPNLDQQSTKVLNLTVLQRIDPFIEEILFTAAHVSFYDFNIESNQWSRKDVEGSLFVVKRNSQPRFQFIVMNRRNTDNLVENLLDFEYELKKPYLLYRNAAQEVNGIWFYNPDECEEVANLFNRILNAYPKTAPTTVLPVNISESEELQPVSIIPESPLESSSATASAIDAVEDPANTNFLSVRNVVACQFYLLFGEYFCNVTLLHSLLYDVCGFRIFLIQLLQTLKVTGNYASNMENFRQHSATVTSAPSGLFSTAPAVQIPSASHSTSSISGFPLDSLETAKSGNQIINLVKPSTFFASTSSSSLLVPPISSSVQPSAAVQHSLNLPRQYGTPVLQPFPPPNPPLSLTPISSSTPNRPVFSRDNVRDALLSLVQEDQFIDMMFQALLKVSHS
- the LOC100780081 gene encoding mRNA-decapping enzyme-like protein isoform X2; translated protein: MSQTKKLTPNLDQQSTKVLNLTVLQRIDPFIEEILFTAAHVSFYDFNIESNQWSRKDVEGSLFVVKRNSQPRFQFIVMNRRNTDNLVENLLDFEYELKKPYLLYRNAAQEVNGIWFYNPDECEEVANLFNRILNAYPKTAPTTVLPVNISESEELQPVSIIPESPLESSSATASAIDAVEDPANTNFLSTLKVTGNYASNMENFRQHSATVTSAPSGLFSTAPAVQIPSASHSTSSISGFPLDSLETAKSGNQIINLVKPSTFFASTSSSSLLVPPISSSVQPSAAVQHSLNLPRQYGTPVLQPFPPPNPPLSLTPISSSTPNRPVFSRDNVRDALLSLVQEDQFIDMMFQALLKVSHS